One window of the Trifolium pratense cultivar HEN17-A07 linkage group LG2, ARS_RC_1.1, whole genome shotgun sequence genome contains the following:
- the LOC123903988 gene encoding aldehyde dehydrogenase family 3 member H1-like isoform X4, giving the protein MDDTRKAEIVPEPLGVVLVISAWNYPFLLSLDPVVGAIAAGNVVVLKPSEIAPASSALLAKLLGEYMDNSCVRVVEGAIDETTALLQQKWDKILYTGNGKVGRIVMAAAAKHLTPIILELGGKSPTVVDSNVNLEVTARRIISGKWGCNNGQACVAPDYIITTKDFAPKLVDALKTELENFFGKNPLESVDLSRIVSSNHFARLTKLLDDNKVSGKIVCGGQKDESKLRIAPTLLLDVPRDSLIMSEEIFGPLLPIITVNKLEESFDFINEGTKPLAAYLFTNDNKFKEEFVKNVSAGGLLINDTVLHLVVHAFPFGGVGESGMGAYHGKFSFDAFTHRKAVLYRGFTCDGSIRYPPYTDTKQKTMKALVAGDVIGVVRALFGWS; this is encoded by the exons ATGGATGACACCAGAAAAg CTGAAATAGTACCTGAACCACTTGGTGTTGTGTTAGTCATATCTGCATGGAACTATCCATTTT TGTTGTCCCTCGATCCAGTTGTTGGAGCTATAGCAGCTGGTAATGTTGTGGTTCTAAAACCATCAGAAATTGCTCCAGCCTCCTCAGCACTGTTGGCAAAATTGTTAGGGGAGTACATGGATAATTCATGTGTAAGAGTTGTGGAGGGTGCAATTGATGAAACTACTGCATTGTTGCAACAAAAGTGggacaaaattttatataccg GTAATGGAAAAGTGGGAAGGATAGTAATGGCTGCGGCTGCAAAACACCTTACACCAATTATTCTAGAGCTTGGAGGAAAATCTCCAACTGTTGTTGATTCAAATGTCAATCTAGAG GTTACGGCTAGGCGGATAATTTCAGGCAAGTGGGGATGCAACAACGGACAAGCCTGCGTTGCTCCTGATTACATTATAACAACAAAAGACTTTGCTCCCaaattg GTAGATGCCTTAAAAACGGAATTAGAAAATTTCTTTGGAAAGAATCCATTAGAATCAGTTGATTTGTCGCGCATTGTGAGTTCTAACCATTTTGCTCGCTTGACAAAGCTCTTGGATGACAATAAGGTTTCTGGCAAGATTGTTTGTGGAGGTCAAAAGGATGAAAGCAAATT GAGGATTGCTCCGACTCTTTTATTAGATGTTCCACGAGATTCTCTTATAATGAGTGAGGAGATCTTTGGTCCATTGCTTCCCATCATCACG GTGAATAAGCTGGAAGAAAGCTTTGATTTCATCAACGAAGGAACAAAGCCGCTTGCTGCATATTTATTTACAAACGACAACAAGTTCAAGGAGGAATTTGTGAAGAATGTTTCGGCCGGGGGTTTGCTTATCAATGACACTGTCTTACat CTTGTGGTTCATGCTTTCCCATTTGGGGGAGTTGGCGAGAGTGGAATGGGTGCATACCATGGAAAATTCTCCTTTGATGCTTTTACTCATAGAAAGGCAGTTCTTTATCGCGGTTTTACATGCGATGGATCAATAAGGTACCCACCTTATACTGATACAAAACAGAAAACGATGAAGGCTCTAGTCGCGGGTGATGTTATTGGTGTAGTCCGTGCTCTTTTTGGATGGTCCTAG
- the LOC123903988 gene encoding aldehyde dehydrogenase family 3 member H1-like isoform X2: MDDTRKAEIVPEPLGVVLVISAWNYPFLLSLDPVVGAIAAGNVVVLKPSEIAPASSALLAKLLGEYMDNSCVRVVEGAIDETTALLQQKWDKILYTGLSCFSLFCFSWMVMNIFFLVDKIYMQLACLFKLYKYFLVYVILEFSGNGKVGRIVMAAAAKHLTPIILELGGKSPTVVDSNVNLEVTARRIISGKWGCNNGQACVAPDYIITTKDFAPKLVDALKTELENFFGKNPLESVDLSRIVSSNHFARLTKLLDDNKVSGKIVCGGQKDESKLRIAPTLLLDVPRDSLIMSEEIFGPLLPIITVNKLEESFDFINEGTKPLAAYLFTNDNKFKEEFVKNVSAGGLLINDTVLHLVVHAFPFGGVGESGMGAYHGKFSFDAFTHRKAVLYRGFTCDGSIRYPPYTDTKQKTMKALVAGDVIGVVRALFGWS; encoded by the exons ATGGATGACACCAGAAAAg CTGAAATAGTACCTGAACCACTTGGTGTTGTGTTAGTCATATCTGCATGGAACTATCCATTTT TGTTGTCCCTCGATCCAGTTGTTGGAGCTATAGCAGCTGGTAATGTTGTGGTTCTAAAACCATCAGAAATTGCTCCAGCCTCCTCAGCACTGTTGGCAAAATTGTTAGGGGAGTACATGGATAATTCATGTGTAAGAGTTGTGGAGGGTGCAATTGATGAAACTACTGCATTGTTGCAACAAAAGTGggacaaaattttatataccgGTTTGTCTTGTTTCTCATTGTTCTGTTTTTCTTGGATggttatgaatattttttttctcgtAGACAAAATTTATATGCAATTGGCATGCCTTTTCAAGTTATATAAATATTTCCTAGTATATGTAATTCTTGAATTTTCAGGTAATGGAAAAGTGGGAAGGATAGTAATGGCTGCGGCTGCAAAACACCTTACACCAATTATTCTAGAGCTTGGAGGAAAATCTCCAACTGTTGTTGATTCAAATGTCAATCTAGAG GTTACGGCTAGGCGGATAATTTCAGGCAAGTGGGGATGCAACAACGGACAAGCCTGCGTTGCTCCTGATTACATTATAACAACAAAAGACTTTGCTCCCaaattg GTAGATGCCTTAAAAACGGAATTAGAAAATTTCTTTGGAAAGAATCCATTAGAATCAGTTGATTTGTCGCGCATTGTGAGTTCTAACCATTTTGCTCGCTTGACAAAGCTCTTGGATGACAATAAGGTTTCTGGCAAGATTGTTTGTGGAGGTCAAAAGGATGAAAGCAAATT GAGGATTGCTCCGACTCTTTTATTAGATGTTCCACGAGATTCTCTTATAATGAGTGAGGAGATCTTTGGTCCATTGCTTCCCATCATCACG GTGAATAAGCTGGAAGAAAGCTTTGATTTCATCAACGAAGGAACAAAGCCGCTTGCTGCATATTTATTTACAAACGACAACAAGTTCAAGGAGGAATTTGTGAAGAATGTTTCGGCCGGGGGTTTGCTTATCAATGACACTGTCTTACat CTTGTGGTTCATGCTTTCCCATTTGGGGGAGTTGGCGAGAGTGGAATGGGTGCATACCATGGAAAATTCTCCTTTGATGCTTTTACTCATAGAAAGGCAGTTCTTTATCGCGGTTTTACATGCGATGGATCAATAAGGTACCCACCTTATACTGATACAAAACAGAAAACGATGAAGGCTCTAGTCGCGGGTGATGTTATTGGTGTAGTCCGTGCTCTTTTTGGATGGTCCTAG
- the LOC123903988 gene encoding aldehyde dehydrogenase family 3 member H1-like isoform X1: protein MQFVLQIGVFKNSCEVTLKELKQWMTPEKAKTSITTFPSSAEIVPEPLGVVLVISAWNYPFLLSLDPVVGAIAAGNVVVLKPSEIAPASSALLAKLLGEYMDNSCVRVVEGAIDETTALLQQKWDKILYTGLSCFSLFCFSWMVMNIFFLVDKIYMQLACLFKLYKYFLVYVILEFSGNGKVGRIVMAAAAKHLTPIILELGGKSPTVVDSNVNLEVTARRIISGKWGCNNGQACVAPDYIITTKDFAPKLVDALKTELENFFGKNPLESVDLSRIVSSNHFARLTKLLDDNKVSGKIVCGGQKDESKLRIAPTLLLDVPRDSLIMSEEIFGPLLPIITVNKLEESFDFINEGTKPLAAYLFTNDNKFKEEFVKNVSAGGLLINDTVLHLVVHAFPFGGVGESGMGAYHGKFSFDAFTHRKAVLYRGFTCDGSIRYPPYTDTKQKTMKALVAGDVIGVVRALFGWS, encoded by the exons ATGCAATTTGTTTTGCAGATTGGTGTGTTTAAAAACTCTTGTGAAGTCACGCTAAAGGAATTGAAACAATGGATGACACCAGAAAAg gCTAAAACTTCAATCACAACCTTTCCTTCTTCAGCTGAAATAGTACCTGAACCACTTGGTGTTGTGTTAGTCATATCTGCATGGAACTATCCATTTT TGTTGTCCCTCGATCCAGTTGTTGGAGCTATAGCAGCTGGTAATGTTGTGGTTCTAAAACCATCAGAAATTGCTCCAGCCTCCTCAGCACTGTTGGCAAAATTGTTAGGGGAGTACATGGATAATTCATGTGTAAGAGTTGTGGAGGGTGCAATTGATGAAACTACTGCATTGTTGCAACAAAAGTGggacaaaattttatataccgGTTTGTCTTGTTTCTCATTGTTCTGTTTTTCTTGGATggttatgaatattttttttctcgtAGACAAAATTTATATGCAATTGGCATGCCTTTTCAAGTTATATAAATATTTCCTAGTATATGTAATTCTTGAATTTTCAGGTAATGGAAAAGTGGGAAGGATAGTAATGGCTGCGGCTGCAAAACACCTTACACCAATTATTCTAGAGCTTGGAGGAAAATCTCCAACTGTTGTTGATTCAAATGTCAATCTAGAG GTTACGGCTAGGCGGATAATTTCAGGCAAGTGGGGATGCAACAACGGACAAGCCTGCGTTGCTCCTGATTACATTATAACAACAAAAGACTTTGCTCCCaaattg GTAGATGCCTTAAAAACGGAATTAGAAAATTTCTTTGGAAAGAATCCATTAGAATCAGTTGATTTGTCGCGCATTGTGAGTTCTAACCATTTTGCTCGCTTGACAAAGCTCTTGGATGACAATAAGGTTTCTGGCAAGATTGTTTGTGGAGGTCAAAAGGATGAAAGCAAATT GAGGATTGCTCCGACTCTTTTATTAGATGTTCCACGAGATTCTCTTATAATGAGTGAGGAGATCTTTGGTCCATTGCTTCCCATCATCACG GTGAATAAGCTGGAAGAAAGCTTTGATTTCATCAACGAAGGAACAAAGCCGCTTGCTGCATATTTATTTACAAACGACAACAAGTTCAAGGAGGAATTTGTGAAGAATGTTTCGGCCGGGGGTTTGCTTATCAATGACACTGTCTTACat CTTGTGGTTCATGCTTTCCCATTTGGGGGAGTTGGCGAGAGTGGAATGGGTGCATACCATGGAAAATTCTCCTTTGATGCTTTTACTCATAGAAAGGCAGTTCTTTATCGCGGTTTTACATGCGATGGATCAATAAGGTACCCACCTTATACTGATACAAAACAGAAAACGATGAAGGCTCTAGTCGCGGGTGATGTTATTGGTGTAGTCCGTGCTCTTTTTGGATGGTCCTAG
- the LOC123903988 gene encoding aldehyde dehydrogenase family 3 member H1-like isoform X3: MQFVLQIGVFKNSCEVTLKELKQWMTPEKAKTSITTFPSSAEIVPEPLGVVLVISAWNYPFLLSLDPVVGAIAAGNVVVLKPSEIAPASSALLAKLLGEYMDNSCVRVVEGAIDETTALLQQKWDKILYTGNGKVGRIVMAAAAKHLTPIILELGGKSPTVVDSNVNLEVTARRIISGKWGCNNGQACVAPDYIITTKDFAPKLVDALKTELENFFGKNPLESVDLSRIVSSNHFARLTKLLDDNKVSGKIVCGGQKDESKLRIAPTLLLDVPRDSLIMSEEIFGPLLPIITVNKLEESFDFINEGTKPLAAYLFTNDNKFKEEFVKNVSAGGLLINDTVLHLVVHAFPFGGVGESGMGAYHGKFSFDAFTHRKAVLYRGFTCDGSIRYPPYTDTKQKTMKALVAGDVIGVVRALFGWS; this comes from the exons ATGCAATTTGTTTTGCAGATTGGTGTGTTTAAAAACTCTTGTGAAGTCACGCTAAAGGAATTGAAACAATGGATGACACCAGAAAAg gCTAAAACTTCAATCACAACCTTTCCTTCTTCAGCTGAAATAGTACCTGAACCACTTGGTGTTGTGTTAGTCATATCTGCATGGAACTATCCATTTT TGTTGTCCCTCGATCCAGTTGTTGGAGCTATAGCAGCTGGTAATGTTGTGGTTCTAAAACCATCAGAAATTGCTCCAGCCTCCTCAGCACTGTTGGCAAAATTGTTAGGGGAGTACATGGATAATTCATGTGTAAGAGTTGTGGAGGGTGCAATTGATGAAACTACTGCATTGTTGCAACAAAAGTGggacaaaattttatataccg GTAATGGAAAAGTGGGAAGGATAGTAATGGCTGCGGCTGCAAAACACCTTACACCAATTATTCTAGAGCTTGGAGGAAAATCTCCAACTGTTGTTGATTCAAATGTCAATCTAGAG GTTACGGCTAGGCGGATAATTTCAGGCAAGTGGGGATGCAACAACGGACAAGCCTGCGTTGCTCCTGATTACATTATAACAACAAAAGACTTTGCTCCCaaattg GTAGATGCCTTAAAAACGGAATTAGAAAATTTCTTTGGAAAGAATCCATTAGAATCAGTTGATTTGTCGCGCATTGTGAGTTCTAACCATTTTGCTCGCTTGACAAAGCTCTTGGATGACAATAAGGTTTCTGGCAAGATTGTTTGTGGAGGTCAAAAGGATGAAAGCAAATT GAGGATTGCTCCGACTCTTTTATTAGATGTTCCACGAGATTCTCTTATAATGAGTGAGGAGATCTTTGGTCCATTGCTTCCCATCATCACG GTGAATAAGCTGGAAGAAAGCTTTGATTTCATCAACGAAGGAACAAAGCCGCTTGCTGCATATTTATTTACAAACGACAACAAGTTCAAGGAGGAATTTGTGAAGAATGTTTCGGCCGGGGGTTTGCTTATCAATGACACTGTCTTACat CTTGTGGTTCATGCTTTCCCATTTGGGGGAGTTGGCGAGAGTGGAATGGGTGCATACCATGGAAAATTCTCCTTTGATGCTTTTACTCATAGAAAGGCAGTTCTTTATCGCGGTTTTACATGCGATGGATCAATAAGGTACCCACCTTATACTGATACAAAACAGAAAACGATGAAGGCTCTAGTCGCGGGTGATGTTATTGGTGTAGTCCGTGCTCTTTTTGGATGGTCCTAG